Below is a window of Spelaeicoccus albus DNA.
AGAACCGTCCAATGAGCGGCCGACCGACAATCGACACGACCCCCTGCGCTCCGGCGACGACCCCGATCTGCCAGACACGCAGTCCGATAGTCAACGCAAAGATCGGTAGATACGCCTGCACCGATCCGATGCCGACCCACATCCCGGCCTCGACCAGGCTCACGACTCGCACACGCGGGTCGGCCACGATCTGCCGGACGCCGGACGCCGCTTCGGCGACGACCGCGCGCAACGTTTTCGCCGGGTCGGCGGTCGCCGTCCCGATGCTGCGCGGCACACGGGTCATGACGAGAAGCGCCGCCACACCGATACCGCCCGCGATGAGGAACGTCGCCGGGAAGTTTGAAACCGTCAGCGCCAGGACCACCCCGCCGGCGACGGGGCCGAGCACGATTCCGACGTTCTCGGCCGCGTTGTAAATCCCCAGCTTCCTGCCCCGCGACTCCGGGTAGGTCTTCGCTACGAACGCCGACGCGGGCGGCGAGTACAAGGCCGTGGCCAGGCCGTGGACGAACCGGACGACGAGAAGCACCGGCCACACGAACGCCAGCAAATACAGAAACGGGCCGCCGGCTTTCACGACTGCTCCGGCCAGCATCATGCGGCGGACTCCGAACACATCCGACAGGGCGCCGGCAGGCATCTTCACGGCGATGCCCGTGATGGTCACGGCTCCCACAATCAGCCCGATCAATTGCACCGGGGCGCCGATGTGTTTGGCGTACAGCGGTGTGACGGGGCTGCGCATCATCTCGTAGCTGAGCCGGCCCAGCAGACCGACGGAGCATACCAGCGCGAACGGTGAAGCCCAGCCGCGCATCCCGTGCATCCAACGACTCTTCATTGCCATGGTCCTGCTTCGTGTCGACAGGGACCATCGGTCGGATGACGGTTCTCCCGGACCGTTGGCCTGGGACGGCGGGTTCCTTCGCCGGTTCGTTCAGGATAACCGTTCGGGAAAGCTGCACGCAGGCCGCCGGCGAGCGCGCAGAATTGCTTATCCACGACCGGCGGGTGCAAGCGTTGTATAGTCAGGGTTGTCCGATCACGAACGGCGGAGGGGCTCGCCGTCATCAATTTCGGCTTCGACCGACAACGGTCCCTACCCTGCGGTGACATTCACCGCCTCGAGGTAGGAGAGCCGAATCATGACAAGTATCGACATCCGGTCCGTGCGCGCACGCCAAGTGCTCGACTCCCGGGGGTATCCCACCATCAAAGTTCGCCTGGATTTGGACGACGGCCGGTACGCCGTCGCCGCGGCGCCCGCCGGCGCGTCCACCGGCAATCACGAAGCGGCGGAACTTCGCGACCGTGACAGCCATTACGCAGGCCGCGGCGTGCGATTGGCGGTCGAAGCGGTCGACAGCGAAATCAATGACCTGCTGGCCGGCCGGACGTGGGACAGTCTGCAGGATCTCGACGATGCCATGCGGGCGCTCGACGGCACCCCGCAGAAGCTCCGGCTGGGAGCGAATTCGATGGTTGCGGTCTCGATGGCGGCGGCACGGGCTTTCGCGCTGGTGGACGATCTGTCGCTGCACAGCTGGATTCGCCGCTCTCTGGATCGGGCCGACATCCTGCCGGTACCGCATTTCAACGTGCTCAACGGCGGCGAACATGCACGGAATCCGCTGGACTTCCAGGAATTCATGATTGCCCCGGTCGGCGCGGCCGATCTGCCCGAAGCCATCGAATGGGGCGCCGCCGTGTACCACAGCCTCGGTGGCTTGCTCCGCCAGCTCGGACTGTCGACCGGTCTCGGGGACGAGGGCGGATTCGCGCCGGACATCAGTTCGCCGGAACAAGCGCTCGACTTGGTTGTGGACGCGATCAAACACGCCGGGCTCGAAGCCGGCCCGGGCGGTGTGGCCATTGCGCTCGATCCCGCCGCAAACGGCTTCTTCCACGACGACGGCTATAAGGTCGCTGGAAAATACTATTCGAGCCGCGAGTTGATCGACTATTACGCGCAATTGGTGACGGATTACCCGATCCGCAGCCTCGAAGATCCGCTGGCCGAGGGCGACTTCGAAGCATGGCCGATCATCACGAACACTCTTGGCAACGCCGTGCAGATCGTTGGCGACGACGTGTTCGTCACCGACCCCGACCGCGTACTCAAGGGCGCACGCGAACACACCGCCAACGCCGTCCTGATCAAACCGAACCAGATCGGCACGGTGAGTGAGACGTTCGAGACGCTCCGGGTCGCCGATTCGTGCGGCTTTGCGGCGATGGTGTCACACCGCTCGGGCGAGACGACTGACAGTTTCGTGGCCGATCTTGCCGTGGGGTGCGGCTGCGGCCAGCTGAAATCCGGAGCTCCGGCACGCGGCGAGCGCGTCGCGAAATACAACAGGCTGCTCGATATCGCGGCAAGCGACCCCGAGATGCCCTACGGGCCGGCAACTCCGCGCAACGAACTGAAATAGCGAAAGGACTCTCCATGACCATCGACACGCGGGACATCTACCTGGCCAGGCACGGCGAAACCGCGTTCAATGCCGACGGCAGGCTGCGCGGACTGGCCGACCCACCGCTCAACGACACAGGCGTCGCCGAAGCCGAGCGACTGGCCGACGCGCTGGCACGCCGTCTGACCAGCGAGCCGAACAGCGCCGCGCCGCACGTCTTGTCGAGCCCGCTCGACAGAGCGGTTCACACGGCTCGCATCATTGCGAGCGCCCTGGGTGCGACCAATGCCGTCGACGAACGGTGGAACGACCGCGATTACGGCCCGCAAACCGGCAAGATCAAATCCGAGGTCATCGAACGGTGGGGCAGCGTGGACGACGCCCCCGGTGTCGAACCGCTGTCGGCGGTCGTCGCCCGTGTCCGGCCGGCACTGGACGCCGCTCCACGGGAAATCGCGGACGGCCCGATCGTGATCGTCACCCACGATGCCGTGATCCGCGCGCTGATCCGCGATCTCGACCCACGCCGTCCGGCCCTCGAATCGCCGACCGCCAGTTGGAACCATCTGCGGGGCCGCGCCGGCTGCTGGGAGATCGCCGCCGTCGACCGCAAGCCCGGTGCAGGGGCATAATGGCGGGCATTTGCGTGTTCTACGGACACCGGATGGAGCTCCGGGACGGCGCCCACGCGGCTGATGGCTCCTCAGGACGGTGGGAGGCGTCATGAGCGTGAGCGTGCTATTCGGTCCCGGAGTTCCGGACGACCCCAAGCCTCGCGAGCCGGAGAGCTTTTCCGATCTGGGCTTCGACCAGGTCGTCGAATCGATCACTTCCGAACTCGATCACTACGAGTTGGCGCCGTTTTTCTATACGCCGCTGAAGACCGTGGACGCGATCAAATACCGGCATGCCGTGCTGCGCGACTTGGCGAGGCCGGACGTGCTGGCGGTAGTGCGCGACTTCACGGCGGCCATGCGGAAATGCCGTGCGGACATCGATGAGGCGAAAGCACGGCACTACGTCTTGCAGCGGCAAGCCTGGCAGCTTGCCGGCATCCGGCGATACTGCAACGCCGTCCACCGGCTCTGCCGGTCGCTGGGCGACCTCGACACGGGCTCGGACGGTCTGAGCTCGCTGCACGCCTACCTGACGCACTACCGCGCATCGGAGGAATTCGAGGCGTTGGACATCGGGGCACGCAATTTGCTCGAACAACTGGCTGACGTCAAGTACTCCGTGCTGATCGACGGCAACCGCGTGCGAGTCGGTCCGTACGAGGGCGAACGCGATTACGGCGCGGACGTTCAAGAGACTTTCAATAAGTTCCGGCAAGGCGATGCCCCGTCGCACCTCGCGAAGTTCTCCGACTATGCCGATATGAACCATGTCGAGGCCCAGATCCTCGGCCTCGTCGCCAAACTCAACCCGGAGACGTTCACTACGCTCGAAAGCTACTGTCGCGAGCATCGCGAATTCACCGATCCCGTGGTCGGGCGATTCGACCGAGAAGTCCACTTCTACGTGGGATATCTCGATTACATCCGCCCGATCGAAGCAGGCGGACTGCGTTTTTGCTTGCCCACCGTCTCGGCGCACGCCACAACGATCCATGCAACCGACACGTTCGACGTGGCGCTGGCCCACCAGCAGGCCGGGAACGGGCCAATCGTCACGAACTCGTTCACTCTCACGCCACCCGAACGCATCATCGTGGTGTCGGGACCGAACCAAGGCGGCAAGACGACGTTCGCGCGGACGTTCGGTCAGCTGCATCACCTCGCTTGTCTCGGCCTCCCCGTGCCCGGCACCGATGCGGAACTCGCGCTCTTCGATCATGTCTTCACCCATTTCGAGCGCGAAGAAGAACTCGCGAACCTGCACGGCAACCTCGAGGACGAATTGGTGCGCATCCACGACGTCCTGGCCGAAACGGGCCCGGACTCGATAGTCATCTTGAACGAGATCTTCACGTCGACGACGCTTGCCGACGCACAGTCGCTCGGCTCCAAGATCCTGTCCCGGCTGATCGACGCGGGCGCGCTGTGCGTCTACGTCACGTTCGTCGACGAGTTGTCCCGGATCGGCCCGGCCACTGTCAGCATGGTCAGCCAGGTCGATCCGACCGATCCGGCCCGCAGGACGTACAAGGTCGAGCGTCGCCGCGCCGACGGTCTGGCGTATGCGGCCGCCATCGCCGAGAAATACGGTCTTTCGTACAAACGACTGAGGGAACGGATCTCGCCATGAAAGCACATTTGATGTATGCCGACGCCGATTTCGACGTGTCGACTAACTTGCCCGGGCACTACGACGATCTCGATCGTGATCTGGAACTCGGCACGCTCCTGACGGCAATGGCCGGCGGCGACGACTATGTCTACGACATTTCGCATCGCGCGCTGATGCTCGGCTTGCACCGAGCCGATCAGGTGCAATTCCGACAAGAGGTGCTGCAAGACTGCTTGCGCGATCCCGAGGCGATCCGGGAGCTCTACGCACTCGCCGGCGAGGCGATCCACCGCGAGCGGCGCATCTACGGCGGTCTGACTCGCGGGTTTCCCGACGCCGTGCTCCGGCACGCCATCGAAGTCATGCGTCTTTTCGACGAAATGCTCACGCGAGTACGCGACGTCGCGGCCGAACACGCCGGCTCGTTCACATCCACGGGAATGACGACGCTGTGCCAGTCGCTGCGCACCGAACTGGACGATGAATATCTGGACAGCATACGCGAGCATCTGAGTCAGCTGAAGTTCGACCACGGCATCCAAATGAGTGCGGAGCTCGGCCGCGGCAACAAGGCGGCCGGCTACGTGCTCAGGCTGCCGAACGACGCTCACCTGCCGTGGTGGAAGCGCATGTTCGAGCGTGATCGCACCGGGTTTTCCTTTCGCATCGCCGACCGCGACGAAAGCGGCGCGCAGGCTCTGGCCGAGCTTCGCGGCCGGGGCGTCAACCTCGCAGCAAATTCGCTTGCCCAATCAACAGACCACATTCTGAGCTTCTTCACCATGCTCAAGACCGAGCTCGCATTTTACGTCGGCGGACTGAACCTGCACGATGCGTTGGCGAATGCGGGCGCCGACGTCTGTTTTCCCGAAGTCGCCGCCGGCGACACGGATCTGGACGCGTCGGGACTATACGATCCGAGCCTGCGGCTCACCAGCTCCGACCACGTCGTGGGCAACGACATCGAGGCAAATGCGAAGCGCCTCATCGTCATCACCGGAGCGAACCGGGGCGGCAAGTCCACCCTCTTGCGCAGCGTCGGTGTCGCTCAGCTCATGTTCCAAGCCGGTCTCTATGTGCCGGCTCGAAAATTCCGCGCAAGCCTGTGCGACGGAGTCTTCACCCACTTCAAACGCGAAGAGGACGCCGGGATGGTCAGCGGGAAGCTCGACGAGGAGATGGCGCGCATGAGCGACATCGTCGATCGTCTCACGCCGTCCGGCATGCTGCTGTGCAACGAGTCGTTTTCCGCGACCAACGAGCGCGAGGGCTCGGAAATCGCCCGGCAGATCGTAACGGCGTTGTTGGAGGCCGGCGTGCGAGTGCTGTACGTCACGCACATGTTCGACCTGGCACGCAGTCTCGAGTTCGACAACTCCGACGACGGGCTCTTTTTGCGTGCCGAGCGTCTCGACGACGGCGGGCGGACGTTCCGAGTGCGGCCCGGCAAGCCGCTACCGACGAGTTTCGGCGAAGATTTGTTCAATTCGATATTCGGGGCCGGCTCAACGCCAAATTCCGGACGTTCCGCGGCGGTGACTATCGACAAGGTGCAGGTCGACCATGCCGATGGCTGACATGAGCGCGTACATGGTGGTCGGGCCGACGAACACGAATCCGCGTTTCTTCAAATCCTTTGACAAGGCGACGGATTCCGGGGACGTCGTCGGCAGCTCGTCCATCGTGCGCGGCGCCGGGGTCGTCTCGGGGCGATAGGACCATACGAAGTCGGCAAGCCCGCCGTCCGGCCGCAAATCGATAGTCGCCTGCGCGTTGCGAATCGCTGCGCGGATCTTCAGCTTGTTCCGCACGATTGCGGCGTCGGCCATCAACCTGTCGAAATCGGCGTCGTCGAAGCGTGCGACGGCGTCCGGTTCGAAATCGGCGAACGCATGTCGGAACGCCGGCCGTTTGCGCAGGATGGTCGCCCAGGACAGTCCGGACTGGAACGCCTCGAGGGTGAGCCGTTCGAACATGCCGCGCTCATCGGTGACCGGCATCCCCCATTCGGTGTCGTAATAGTCGCGCATCAACGGGTCGGACGCCGCCCACGCGGGCCTGGCGAGCCCGTCGTCCCCGATGATCACGCCGTCGGGCGTCTCGTCCGCGCCCATATCAGGGCGCCCCCGCATCGAAGTAGGCCAGCACCAGCCCGATGGGGATGCTGACCACCAGCAATACGATCACCAGCCGGTAGACGACGACCGCGGCACCGGACGGCGCGCCGCGGACTGCGACGAGCATCAGCACCAGCGCCAAAAGCACCAGGAGGCCGCCGACATCGACGATCCACGGCTGGGCGGC
It encodes the following:
- a CDS encoding DNA-3-methyladenine glycosylase I, whose translation is MRGRPDMGADETPDGVIIGDDGLARPAWAASDPLMRDYYDTEWGMPVTDERGMFERLTLEAFQSGLSWATILRKRPAFRHAFADFEPDAVARFDDADFDRLMADAAIVRNKLKIRAAIRNAQATIDLRPDGGLADFVWSYRPETTPAPRTMDELPTTSPESVALSKDLKKRGFVFVGPTTMYALMSAIGMVDLHLVDSHRRGTSGIWR
- a CDS encoding MutS-related protein gives rise to the protein MKAHLMYADADFDVSTNLPGHYDDLDRDLELGTLLTAMAGGDDYVYDISHRALMLGLHRADQVQFRQEVLQDCLRDPEAIRELYALAGEAIHRERRIYGGLTRGFPDAVLRHAIEVMRLFDEMLTRVRDVAAEHAGSFTSTGMTTLCQSLRTELDDEYLDSIREHLSQLKFDHGIQMSAELGRGNKAAGYVLRLPNDAHLPWWKRMFERDRTGFSFRIADRDESGAQALAELRGRGVNLAANSLAQSTDHILSFFTMLKTELAFYVGGLNLHDALANAGADVCFPEVAAGDTDLDASGLYDPSLRLTSSDHVVGNDIEANAKRLIVITGANRGGKSTLLRSVGVAQLMFQAGLYVPARKFRASLCDGVFTHFKREEDAGMVSGKLDEEMARMSDIVDRLTPSGMLLCNESFSATNEREGSEIARQIVTALLEAGVRVLYVTHMFDLARSLEFDNSDDGLFLRAERLDDGGRTFRVRPGKPLPTSFGEDLFNSIFGAGSTPNSGRSAAVTIDKVQVDHADG
- a CDS encoding histidine phosphatase family protein — protein: MTIDTRDIYLARHGETAFNADGRLRGLADPPLNDTGVAEAERLADALARRLTSEPNSAAPHVLSSPLDRAVHTARIIASALGATNAVDERWNDRDYGPQTGKIKSEVIERWGSVDDAPGVEPLSAVVARVRPALDAAPREIADGPIVIVTHDAVIRALIRDLDPRRPALESPTASWNHLRGRAGCWEIAAVDRKPGAGA
- a CDS encoding MFS transporter; the protein is MAMKSRWMHGMRGWASPFALVCSVGLLGRLSYEMMRSPVTPLYAKHIGAPVQLIGLIVGAVTITGIAVKMPAGALSDVFGVRRMMLAGAVVKAGGPFLYLLAFVWPVLLVVRFVHGLATALYSPPASAFVAKTYPESRGRKLGIYNAAENVGIVLGPVAGGVVLALTVSNFPATFLIAGGIGVAALLVMTRVPRSIGTATADPAKTLRAVVAEAASGVRQIVADPRVRVVSLVEAGMWVGIGSVQAYLPIFALTIGLRVWQIGVVAGAQGVVSIVGRPLIGRFSDSLGSRTPFIVAGSLICIGALIGIPYASGFVELIIIAAVFGAGTGIVTPATTALIGDLAAGKSFGAAMGVFGSLWDAGHAAGPIIFGYLLVAVGYRTAWLILAIVMAAALSWYSVDRARSRRQPARGGQ
- the eno gene encoding phosphopyruvate hydratase — encoded protein: MTSIDIRSVRARQVLDSRGYPTIKVRLDLDDGRYAVAAAPAGASTGNHEAAELRDRDSHYAGRGVRLAVEAVDSEINDLLAGRTWDSLQDLDDAMRALDGTPQKLRLGANSMVAVSMAAARAFALVDDLSLHSWIRRSLDRADILPVPHFNVLNGGEHARNPLDFQEFMIAPVGAADLPEAIEWGAAVYHSLGGLLRQLGLSTGLGDEGGFAPDISSPEQALDLVVDAIKHAGLEAGPGGVAIALDPAANGFFHDDGYKVAGKYYSSRELIDYYAQLVTDYPIRSLEDPLAEGDFEAWPIITNTLGNAVQIVGDDVFVTDPDRVLKGAREHTANAVLIKPNQIGTVSETFETLRVADSCGFAAMVSHRSGETTDSFVADLAVGCGCGQLKSGAPARGERVAKYNRLLDIAASDPEMPYGPATPRNELK
- a CDS encoding MutS-related protein, whose amino-acid sequence is MSVSVLFGPGVPDDPKPREPESFSDLGFDQVVESITSELDHYELAPFFYTPLKTVDAIKYRHAVLRDLARPDVLAVVRDFTAAMRKCRADIDEAKARHYVLQRQAWQLAGIRRYCNAVHRLCRSLGDLDTGSDGLSSLHAYLTHYRASEEFEALDIGARNLLEQLADVKYSVLIDGNRVRVGPYEGERDYGADVQETFNKFRQGDAPSHLAKFSDYADMNHVEAQILGLVAKLNPETFTTLESYCREHREFTDPVVGRFDREVHFYVGYLDYIRPIEAGGLRFCLPTVSAHATTIHATDTFDVALAHQQAGNGPIVTNSFTLTPPERIIVVSGPNQGGKTTFARTFGQLHHLACLGLPVPGTDAELALFDHVFTHFEREEELANLHGNLEDELVRIHDVLAETGPDSIVILNEIFTSTTLADAQSLGSKILSRLIDAGALCVYVTFVDELSRIGPATVSMVSQVDPTDPARRTYKVERRRADGLAYAAAIAEKYGLSYKRLRERISP